In Topomyia yanbarensis strain Yona2022 chromosome 2, ASM3024719v1, whole genome shotgun sequence, one DNA window encodes the following:
- the LOC131681820 gene encoding probable cytochrome P450 4d14: MTSAEFNCKGDDYDVLLEWLGTGLLTSSGNKWFTHRKALTPAFHFKILDNFAPVFDSKSTILARKLLENGGESVKIFPLVKLYTLDVIVETAMGTASEAQSKQSSYTLAVEEIAAIAFFRMFNRIFYSNFMFQFHKLYEPYKRCLKTIHDFTLSVIEKRRLTLLNSPAATDKTVSQVPGDSELGSKSKKALLDVLLQTNIDGRPLTNEEIREEVDTFMFAGHDTTASAITFLLYSLAKHPEIQQKVYEEITSVIGEDKDTPVNISFLNNLKYLDLVIKESLRIFPPVPFITRTALKEVNLAGLVIPADTNLTIGIYNMHHNAEYFPEPERFLPERFEAERGAEKLNPYAYVPFSAGGRNCIGQKFAQYKSLPSMKSNRRFRK, encoded by the exons ATGACCAGTGCAGAGTTCAACTGCAAGGGAGATGATTACGATGTGCTTCTCGAGTGGCTTGGAACGGGACTACTGACTAGCAGTGGAAATAAGTGGTTCACCCATCGAAAAGCATTGACACCAGCGTTccatttcaaaattctggatAATTTTGCTCCGGTGTTTGACAGCAAAAGTACTATATTGGCACGAAAGTTGCTCGAAAATGGCGGGGAATCcgtcaaaatatttccattAGTTAAGCTGTACACTTTGGATGTGATCGTTGAAACTGCCATGGGAACGGCATCGGAAGCTCAATCCAAACAGTCCAGTTACACATTGGCGGTGGAAGAAATAGCAGCAATTGCATTCTTTCGAATGTTTAACCGGATTTTCTACTCAAACTTTATGTTCCAGTTCCACAAACTGTACGAACCGTACAAGCGCTGTTTGAAAACCATTCACGACTTTACCCTCTCGGTTATCGAAAAACGGAGGCTCACACTGCTGAACTCGCCCGCCGCCACTGATAAGACAGTAAGCCAGGTACCGGGCGATAGTGAGCTGGGATCAAAATCCAAGAAGGCACTGTTGGACGTTTTATTGCAGACCAATATCGATGGTAGGCCACTGACGAACGAGGAAATTCGGGAGGAGGTGGATACGTTTATGTTTGCG GGTCACGACACAACTGCATCCGCGATTACATTTCTGCTGTACTCACTGGCAAAACATCCGGAAATTCAGCAAAAAGTATACGAAGAAATAACTTCTGTCATCGGTGAGGACAAGGACACACCCGTTAATATCAG CTTTCTTAATAATCTGAAGTATCTGGATCTTGTGATCAAAGAATCGCTTCGAATCTTTCCACCGGTTCCGTTCATAACTCGAACGGCTCTCAAAGAGGTAAACCTAGCTGGACTGGTTATTCCGGCCGACACGAACCTTACCATCGGTATTTATAATATGCATCATAATGCGGAATACTTTCCGGAACCGGAACGGTTTCTGCCGGAGCGTTTCGAGGCCGAACGTGGAGCGGAAAAGTTGAATCCATACGCATACGTACCGTTCAGTGCCGGAGGTAGGAACTGCATAGGACAAAAGTTTGCCCAGTATAAAAGTTTGCCCAGTATGAAATCAAATCgacgatttcgaaagtaa